A genomic segment from Streptomyces sp. NBC_00237 encodes:
- a CDS encoding carbohydrate ABC transporter permease gives MSTTAPVADEAAAAKAAAREAAAREAAARKAAAGKPRKYSRRVLVGLSGRYLTLCLMLVVLVGPIVWQFLTSLKGRGENVYEGVLPSDPTLDNYARVAEAFPLFQYVGNTLIVAALAITSNCLFAAMGGYALSRAGWRGRKTVFTVLIATLMFPFESVMISMFLTVREMGLVDTLVGVWLPGAVSVLNLMIMRAAFLAVPKEVEEAAVLDGANEWQRFRRVFVPSAKGALAVVCITSFMGAWDDFLWPLIVLTNSDNYTLQLGLKTLAGATTVNDQRLIAAGAMAALLPMLLLFFALQRYFFRGVGEGAIKT, from the coding sequence TTGAGTACGACAGCCCCGGTCGCTGACGAGGCCGCCGCCGCGAAGGCCGCCGCCCGCGAGGCCGCCGCCCGCGAGGCCGCTGCCCGCAAGGCCGCCGCCGGGAAACCGAGGAAGTACAGCAGGCGGGTGCTCGTCGGGCTGTCCGGACGGTATCTCACGCTGTGTCTGATGCTGGTGGTGCTGGTCGGGCCGATCGTCTGGCAGTTCCTGACCTCGCTGAAGGGGCGCGGCGAGAACGTCTACGAGGGGGTGCTGCCCAGCGATCCGACGCTCGACAACTACGCGCGGGTCGCCGAAGCCTTCCCGTTGTTCCAGTACGTCGGGAACACGCTGATCGTCGCCGCGCTGGCCATCACCTCGAACTGCCTCTTCGCGGCGATGGGCGGGTACGCGCTGTCGCGGGCCGGGTGGCGGGGGCGCAAGACGGTGTTCACGGTGCTGATCGCGACGCTGATGTTCCCGTTCGAGTCCGTGATGATCTCGATGTTCCTGACGGTGCGTGAGATGGGGTTGGTGGACACGCTGGTGGGCGTTTGGCTGCCCGGCGCTGTGTCCGTGCTGAATCTGATGATCATGCGGGCTGCCTTCCTCGCCGTGCCGAAGGAGGTGGAGGAGGCGGCGGTGCTGGACGGGGCCAATGAGTGGCAGCGGTTCCGGCGGGTGTTCGTGCCGAGCGCCAAGGGGGCGTTGGCCGTTGTCTGCATCACGAGCTTCATGGGGGCGTGGGACGACTTCCTGTGGCCGTTGATCGTGCTGACGAACAGCGACAACTACACGTTGCAGTTGGGGTTGAAGACGCTCGCGGGTGCCACGACCGTCAATGACCAGCGGTTGATCGCGGCGGGGGCGATGGCGGCGCTGCTGCCGATGCTGCTGCTGTTCTTCGCGCTCCAGAGGTACTTCTTCAGAGGGGTCGGGGAAGGGGCGATCAAAACCTGA
- a CDS encoding sugar ABC transporter substrate-binding protein, with protein MSRGRPSRISIATAMAATLLSTAACGVGGSGNDNDAKQPEKSGKVSGEISFRTLQLKPTFTTYVQGVIDAFEKKYPDVKVKWEDVPGEGYNEKLVADAQAGALPDVVNLNTDSFQLLADRGMLADVAKLDPAVQKDYVPGAWDQYKLPSKPGVFAYPWYVTPEILTYNKDLFARSGLDVDKPPTTVEEFFDYAEKITEKSGGKYAAFMADPKSRLPGDWQKMGVPVLSAKKDAFTFNTPKAVEWVERMKELYAKGAMPKESLTKSDDTSQLYGADKLVFGPGSPGFIRDVKANAPKVYAKTQVQKAVTGVLGHIGIYTQSLGVRKDTKSPDAAAEFAKWVTNGPNQVAFSKEVAIYPSNAKGLADPYFSDKGDGKDPETLARALGAEELKEAQLDANTPVEWTSQIGDAVVREMQKAIKGEVDAKTALTKAQEEANKILAQQAQQKKK; from the coding sequence ATGTCCCGTGGGCGCCCGTCCCGCATCTCCATCGCCACCGCCATGGCGGCAACCCTGCTGTCCACCGCCGCCTGCGGTGTGGGCGGCAGCGGCAATGACAACGATGCCAAGCAGCCCGAGAAGTCGGGCAAGGTGTCCGGCGAGATCAGCTTCCGCACGCTCCAGCTCAAGCCGACCTTCACCACGTACGTCCAGGGCGTGATCGACGCGTTCGAGAAGAAGTACCCGGACGTCAAGGTGAAGTGGGAGGACGTACCGGGCGAGGGTTACAACGAGAAGCTCGTCGCGGACGCCCAGGCCGGCGCTCTGCCGGACGTCGTCAACCTCAACACGGACTCCTTCCAGCTCCTCGCGGACCGGGGCATGCTGGCGGACGTGGCCAAGCTCGACCCGGCGGTGCAGAAGGACTACGTGCCGGGCGCCTGGGACCAGTACAAGCTCCCCTCGAAGCCGGGCGTGTTCGCTTACCCGTGGTACGTGACGCCGGAGATCCTGACGTACAACAAGGACCTCTTCGCCAGGTCGGGTCTCGACGTGGACAAGCCGCCGACGACCGTCGAGGAGTTCTTCGACTACGCGGAGAAGATCACCGAGAAGTCCGGCGGCAAGTACGCCGCGTTCATGGCCGATCCGAAGTCGCGGCTGCCCGGAGACTGGCAGAAGATGGGCGTTCCGGTCCTCAGCGCGAAGAAGGACGCCTTCACCTTCAACACGCCGAAGGCCGTCGAGTGGGTCGAGCGGATGAAGGAGCTGTACGCCAAGGGCGCGATGCCCAAGGAGTCGCTCACCAAGTCCGACGACACCAGCCAGCTGTACGGCGCGGACAAGCTCGTCTTCGGTCCGGGCTCGCCCGGCTTCATCCGGGACGTCAAGGCGAACGCGCCCAAGGTGTACGCGAAGACGCAGGTGCAGAAGGCGGTCACCGGGGTCCTCGGCCACATCGGCATCTACACGCAGTCGCTGGGAGTCCGCAAGGACACCAAGTCCCCCGACGCCGCTGCCGAGTTCGCGAAGTGGGTGACGAACGGGCCGAACCAGGTCGCCTTCTCCAAGGAGGTCGCGATCTACCCCTCGAACGCGAAGGGGCTGGCCGACCCGTACTTCTCCGACAAGGGCGACGGCAAGGACCCGGAGACCCTGGCGCGGGCCCTCGGCGCGGAGGAGCTGAAGGAGGCACAGCTCGACGCGAACACCCCGGTCGAGTGGACCAGCCAGATCGGTGACGCGGTGGTCCGCGAGATGCAGAAGGCCATCAAGGGCGAGGTCGACGCGAAGACCGCGCTGACGAAGGCACAGGAAGAAGCGAACAAGATCCTGGCCCAGCAGGCCCAGCAGAAGAAGAAGTAG
- a CDS encoding carbohydrate ABC transporter permease, whose amino-acid sequence MGTETGLVHRRWWTPYLFLLPGLAMVVLFSLWPFLNTVILSLTDAQILRGGGFVGFDNYVRAVGDDTFWLALFNSVLYTVVVVPCLVFLPLALAVLVQKKIPGIGFFRSAFYTPVIASAVVVGLMWQWILRSDGLVNTVFEKLSVISEPIPFLTDSTMLLVSAMIVTVWKGLGYYMVFYLAALGNVPTSLYEAAAIDGAGPVRRFFSITVPTVKPMMLLVGTLSAISALRVFTEIYILGGESGGPGGDSRTLPFLIRQVGLGFAGETGYAAAISILLFLLTLVFSVLGHRLSKGDES is encoded by the coding sequence ATGGGCACGGAGACGGGGTTGGTGCACCGCCGCTGGTGGACGCCGTATCTGTTCCTGCTGCCGGGGCTCGCCATGGTGGTGCTGTTCAGCCTCTGGCCGTTCCTCAACACCGTGATCCTGTCACTGACGGATGCTCAGATCCTGCGCGGCGGCGGGTTCGTGGGGTTCGACAACTACGTGCGGGCGGTCGGGGACGACACCTTCTGGCTGGCGCTGTTCAACAGCGTGCTGTACACGGTCGTGGTGGTGCCGTGCCTGGTGTTCCTGCCGCTGGCGCTGGCGGTCCTCGTACAGAAGAAGATTCCCGGGATCGGCTTCTTCCGGTCGGCCTTCTACACGCCGGTGATCGCGTCGGCGGTGGTGGTCGGGCTGATGTGGCAGTGGATCCTGCGCAGCGACGGTCTGGTCAACACGGTCTTCGAGAAGCTGAGTGTCATCAGCGAGCCGATTCCGTTCCTGACGGACTCCACGATGCTGCTGGTCTCGGCGATGATCGTGACCGTGTGGAAGGGCCTCGGCTACTACATGGTCTTCTACCTGGCCGCGCTGGGCAACGTACCGACCTCGCTGTACGAGGCTGCGGCGATCGACGGGGCGGGGCCCGTGCGCCGGTTCTTCTCGATCACCGTGCCGACGGTGAAGCCGATGATGCTGCTGGTGGGGACGCTGTCGGCGATCTCCGCGCTGCGGGTGTTCACCGAGATCTACATCCTCGGCGGCGAGAGCGGCGGGCCGGGCGGCGACTCCCGGACGCTGCCGTTCCTGATCCGTCAGGTGGGGCTCGGCTTCGCCGGTGAGACGGGGTACGCGGCGGCCATTTCGATTCTGCTGTTCCTGCTGACGCTGGTGTTCAGCGTGCTGGGGCATCGGCTGTCCAAGGGGGACGAGAGTTGA
- a CDS encoding NEW3 domain-containing protein → MDDVHTGVTVTGVETPSLFTGPEERPSQVVRVGVRRSRPVGPLVVSLAGPQVETEHPRWLRADSVEAYAGVDAASELSADRGGVARDETVEVSVDLGGAAPGTRLPATVRVTTPGGLLLASRPCELLAAEPGWTVRLVPHFHYDPLWWNTQAAYTSQWDAPVRDGEPEKGWEYAGVPAFTLVPLHLQQARDDPAYRFVLSEIDYLKPFWDTHPEYRDEMRQLITEGRLEIVGGTYNEPSTNLTSAETTVRSALHGLRFHRDVLGSDPRTAWQLDVFGHDPGFPSLMAGAGLDSAVLARGPYHQWGPMMDTWGAALRPPTAMQLPSEYEWIGPGGGPGLLLHYLPAHYSAGWFSHAEPDAEAAAAKILELFELLRQSATTRNVLIPMGTDFSWPHPWGLAVQREWTARYTWPKLEHATPRDHFAAVRDELAGRGESPLPVTREMGPVYTGKDVSYADVKQAHRAAENLVQEAETLAALAYAHGRFRYPQAALDKSWRHLLHAAHHDAVTGTFSDQVYLDLLPTWREAYELASGVRESALDALVGEAVGSSVTVVNALSWNRTDVVRVELPGLAARAGSLAVRDETGALVPVLVEGVSAEGAVTIAFLAADVPGLGQRTWSVTSGETGMSEGWTVETGAAPVVRNGLYEVEADPARGGGLCRVTQLADGRELLAAGEVDALVVQDEYPAHPFFEEGPWHLLPKGPGESSESAPADSVRVERCPIGVRIVASGRTGPVAWTRTTTLWDGVDRVELATRIDGFAGSDQLVRLRVPVDVPGAQPVAETATAAVGRGFAFPEADTGVDHTRAPWTLDTPCLNWFGLTSMTRASLTGPDGTPAGVRTLGAGEIVLPDAGPPEGLRECVTALGALGVTTTPTRSHGPRWGDLAVDSSLPDFRLALGGPDANAFTAGVLAAADPVYTDAVKGGAPVVWVPALRPLRETWLPGCDLTGVRDLPVLVLTGSLAEFTDTVVREHLIEGLHPLPTEGAQEHADFEDRTVALLVRGTPGCAVDTRGRLHSSLLRSCTGRPSGAWMDPPRRTAPDGSSFQLQHWTHEFAHALLSGAGDWRDLDLVRRGREFNAPMTARVTSTAPGAERFLAVEGLMAETVKRTADGGVAVRLREARGRTTTGFVRAPFPVAAAARADLLDVPHETLAAEPGEGAYDDGACGGGARGGGAYDGGAYGGGAYAMTLGGNQWTTLHLTLPDGPRPTVAHQEAARPGFSRYWLHNTGTAPLGDAPYAVTVTPSEVTVASGGPAGEAAVTVHAPSGWVTSLTRETVTLEAGGHVRLPFSVRPPQEAAPGDHLVRVTAEFQDGTAVEDSLTVTVAGHDPSVPGITVTVPEGPVRIAAGASTPLPVHLSNTLRGAVRCEAILVSPYGGWQLAGPRSCVVDVPADGTAEARFTLHPPVDTAPGTYWVLVKAVGQGRVAYSAAVDVRVEEPLPPHPEPSAPSPEPPAHAPEPPAHAPESPAQTRAPERTPAP, encoded by the coding sequence GTGGACGACGTGCACACCGGAGTGACGGTCACCGGGGTGGAGACCCCGAGTCTCTTCACCGGCCCCGAGGAGCGTCCGTCACAGGTGGTACGGGTGGGAGTGCGCCGGAGCCGCCCGGTCGGGCCCCTCGTCGTCTCACTCGCCGGACCGCAGGTCGAGACGGAGCACCCCCGCTGGCTGCGCGCGGACTCCGTGGAGGCTTACGCGGGAGTCGACGCGGCGTCCGAACTGAGCGCCGATCGCGGTGGCGTCGCCCGGGATGAAACCGTCGAGGTCTCCGTCGACCTGGGCGGTGCGGCCCCCGGCACCCGCCTGCCCGCCACCGTCCGCGTTACCACCCCGGGCGGTCTCCTCCTCGCCTCCCGCCCCTGCGAACTGCTCGCCGCCGAACCCGGCTGGACGGTCCGCCTGGTCCCGCACTTCCACTACGACCCGCTCTGGTGGAACACCCAGGCCGCCTACACCTCCCAGTGGGACGCCCCCGTGCGGGACGGCGAACCGGAGAAGGGCTGGGAGTACGCCGGGGTGCCCGCCTTCACCCTCGTACCGCTGCACCTCCAGCAGGCGCGCGACGACCCCGCGTACCGCTTCGTCCTCTCCGAGATCGACTACCTCAAGCCGTTCTGGGACACGCATCCCGAATACCGGGACGAGATGCGGCAGTTGATCACCGAAGGCCGCCTGGAGATCGTCGGCGGCACCTACAACGAGCCCTCCACCAACCTCACCTCCGCCGAGACCACCGTCCGCAGCGCCCTGCACGGACTCCGCTTCCACCGCGACGTCCTGGGCTCCGACCCCCGGACGGCCTGGCAGCTCGACGTCTTCGGCCACGACCCCGGCTTCCCCTCCCTGATGGCCGGCGCGGGCCTCGACTCGGCGGTCCTCGCCCGGGGCCCGTACCACCAGTGGGGTCCGATGATGGACACCTGGGGTGCGGCGCTGCGGCCCCCGACCGCCATGCAACTCCCCAGCGAATACGAGTGGATCGGCCCCGGCGGCGGCCCCGGGCTGCTGCTGCACTACCTGCCCGCGCACTACTCGGCGGGCTGGTTCTCGCACGCCGAACCCGACGCGGAGGCCGCCGCCGCGAAGATCCTCGAACTCTTCGAACTGCTCCGGCAGTCCGCCACCACCCGCAACGTCCTCATCCCGATGGGCACGGACTTCTCCTGGCCGCACCCGTGGGGGCTCGCCGTCCAACGGGAGTGGACCGCGCGCTACACCTGGCCGAAGCTGGAGCACGCGACCCCGCGCGACCATTTCGCAGCAGTGCGGGACGAGTTGGCGGGCCGGGGGGAGTCTCCACTCCCGGTGACGCGCGAAATGGGCCCGGTCTACACGGGCAAGGACGTCTCGTACGCGGACGTGAAACAGGCCCACCGAGCCGCCGAGAACCTGGTCCAGGAGGCCGAGACCCTCGCCGCCCTCGCGTACGCGCACGGTCGCTTCCGCTACCCGCAGGCCGCCCTCGACAAGTCCTGGCGGCACCTGCTGCACGCGGCCCACCACGACGCGGTCACCGGGACCTTCTCCGACCAGGTGTACCTGGACCTGCTGCCGACCTGGCGCGAGGCGTACGAACTCGCCTCGGGGGTAAGGGAATCGGCGTTGGACGCCTTGGTGGGGGAGGCGGTCGGGTCTTCGGTGACCGTCGTCAACGCGCTGTCGTGGAACCGGACCGACGTCGTCAGGGTGGAGCTTCCCGGACTGGCCGCACGCGCGGGATCGTTGGCCGTACGGGACGAGACGGGCGCGCTCGTTCCGGTGCTGGTGGAAGGGGTGTCCGCGGAGGGCGCGGTGACCATCGCGTTCTTGGCGGCCGACGTGCCGGGGCTCGGGCAGCGGACCTGGTCGGTGACGTCGGGTGAGACAGGGATGTCCGAGGGATGGACCGTCGAGACCGGTGCCGCGCCCGTCGTGAGGAACGGGCTGTACGAGGTCGAGGCCGATCCCGCGCGCGGGGGCGGCCTGTGCCGTGTCACGCAACTCGCCGACGGGCGTGAGCTGTTGGCGGCGGGCGAGGTGGACGCTCTCGTCGTCCAGGACGAGTATCCCGCCCATCCGTTCTTCGAGGAGGGGCCCTGGCACCTGCTGCCCAAGGGGCCGGGGGAGTCGTCGGAGTCCGCGCCCGCCGACTCGGTGCGCGTGGAGCGGTGCCCGATCGGCGTGCGGATCGTGGCCTCGGGGCGTACCGGGCCCGTGGCGTGGACCCGTACGACCACCCTGTGGGACGGCGTGGACAGGGTGGAACTGGCCACGCGGATCGACGGCTTCGCGGGCAGCGACCAGCTCGTACGGCTGCGTGTGCCCGTCGACGTGCCGGGGGCGCAGCCCGTCGCGGAGACGGCCACGGCTGCGGTGGGGCGTGGCTTCGCCTTCCCCGAGGCCGACACGGGCGTCGACCACACCCGGGCCCCGTGGACGCTCGACACCCCCTGCCTGAACTGGTTCGGTCTTACGTCCATGACCAGGGCGTCGCTGACGGGCCCCGACGGCACACCGGCGGGCGTACGGACGCTGGGTGCGGGCGAGATCGTGCTGCCCGACGCGGGGCCGCCGGAGGGGCTGCGGGAGTGCGTCACGGCCTTGGGGGCGCTCGGCGTCACGACGACACCGACACGGTCCCACGGGCCCCGCTGGGGCGACCTCGCGGTCGACAGCAGCCTGCCCGACTTCCGGCTCGCCCTGGGGGGACCGGACGCCAACGCCTTCACCGCCGGCGTGCTGGCCGCCGCCGACCCCGTGTACACGGACGCCGTGAAGGGCGGCGCCCCGGTGGTGTGGGTGCCCGCGCTCCGGCCGTTGCGCGAGACCTGGCTGCCCGGGTGCGACCTGACGGGCGTGCGGGACCTTCCGGTGCTGGTGCTCACGGGTTCCCTCGCGGAGTTCACAGACACTGTCGTACGCGAGCACCTCATAGAAGGGCTGCACCCTCTGCCCACAGAAGGGGCGCAGGAGCACGCCGACTTCGAGGACCGTACGGTCGCCCTGCTGGTGCGCGGCACTCCAGGGTGCGCGGTGGACACCCGGGGGCGGCTGCACAGCTCACTGCTGCGGTCGTGCACCGGGAGGCCCAGCGGCGCGTGGATGGACCCGCCGCGCCGTACCGCCCCCGACGGCAGCTCCTTCCAGCTCCAGCACTGGACGCACGAATTCGCGCACGCCCTGCTGTCGGGGGCGGGGGACTGGCGGGACCTTGACCTGGTGCGCAGGGGGCGGGAGTTCAACGCGCCGATGACGGCCCGGGTGACCTCCACGGCACCCGGCGCGGAGCGCTTCCTGGCCGTGGAGGGTCTGATGGCCGAGACCGTGAAGCGCACGGCCGACGGAGGCGTCGCCGTACGACTCAGGGAGGCGCGGGGGCGTACCACCACGGGCTTCGTGCGCGCGCCCTTCCCGGTGGCCGCCGCAGCACGGGCCGACCTCCTCGACGTACCGCACGAGACGCTCGCGGCGGAGCCCGGCGAAGGGGCGTACGACGACGGTGCGTGCGGCGGCGGTGCGCGCGGTGGTGGTGCGTACGACGGCGGGGCGTACGGCGGTGGTGCGTACGCGATGACACTCGGCGGGAATCAGTGGACGACCCTGCACCTCACCCTCCCGGACGGCCCGCGCCCCACCGTCGCGCACCAGGAGGCGGCGCGGCCGGGCTTCAGCCGGTACTGGCTGCACAACACCGGCACCGCACCGCTGGGCGACGCACCGTACGCGGTGACGGTCACGCCTTCGGAGGTGACGGTCGCCTCAGGCGGCCCCGCGGGCGAAGCAGCCGTGACCGTGCACGCGCCCTCCGGCTGGGTGACCTCCTTGACCCGGGAAACGGTCACCCTGGAGGCGGGCGGCCACGTGCGCCTGCCGTTCTCGGTGCGGCCGCCTCAAGAGGCCGCACCGGGCGACCACCTGGTGCGGGTGACGGCCGAGTTCCAGGACGGCACCGCCGTGGAGGACAGCCTCACCGTCACCGTCGCGGGCCATGACCCGTCCGTGCCGGGCATCACCGTGACAGTGCCCGAGGGGCCCGTCCGCATCGCCGCAGGGGCGAGCACCCCCCTGCCCGTCCACCTGTCGAACACCCTGCGCGGCGCCGTCCGCTGCGAAGCCATCCTGGTGTCCCCGTACGGTGGTTGGCAGTTGGCCGGTCCCCGCTCGTGCGTCGTCGACGTCCCGGCGGACGGCACGGCCGAGGCCCGCTTCACCCTGCACCCTCCCGTCGACACCGCACCCGGCACGTACTGGGTGCTGGTCAAGGCGGTCGGACAGGGCCGCGTCGCGTACAGCGCGGCCGTCGACGTACGGGTGGAAGAACCTCTTCCGCCGCATCCAGAACCGTCTGCACCGAGCCCCGAACCCCCTGCACACGCCCCCGAACCCCCTGCACACGCCCCCGAATCCCCTGCACAGACCCGCGCCCCCGAGAGGACCCCCGCCCCATGA
- a CDS encoding glycosyl hydrolase, which translates to MNAEPARPRFGANYTPSVGWFHHWLDFELDDVRRDFDSLAALGLDHVRAFALWPVFQPNRSMIRGRAVEQLGQLVDAAGERGLDVAVDALQGHLSSFDFVPSWLTTWHRRNMFTDVDVVEAEARYVETLASELAGRPNFMGMTLGNEVNQFSDRPHPDPDPCTYDQAGLWLERLLAACERGAPGKLHTHSEYDAVWFQPGHPFTPAHAARLGDVTTIHSWVFNGTAQRHGREGAATVHLAEYLIELSRAWAPVGRPVWLQEVGAPAPLIPPEHAAEFVTATVENALTCEDLYGVTWWCSHDVSRELADFPELEYGLGLLTSERVVKPQGKALAEMAGRVRAGSAPGAVPRGTALVLDVGDADTAPGRGTCAPGGDFYEAWARLASDGVRAGVVLADLASDVEHLEGRGIREVVRVEEVGG; encoded by the coding sequence ATGAACGCCGAACCTGCGCGCCCGCGCTTCGGGGCCAACTACACGCCGTCGGTGGGGTGGTTCCACCACTGGCTCGACTTCGAACTCGACGACGTGCGAAGGGACTTCGACTCGCTGGCCGCTCTGGGCCTCGATCACGTGCGGGCCTTCGCACTGTGGCCGGTCTTCCAGCCGAACCGGTCGATGATCCGCGGGCGGGCGGTCGAGCAGTTGGGGCAGCTGGTGGACGCGGCGGGTGAGCGGGGGCTCGACGTGGCGGTCGACGCGCTCCAGGGGCACCTGTCGAGTTTCGACTTCGTACCGTCGTGGCTGACGACGTGGCACCGGCGGAACATGTTCACGGACGTGGACGTGGTGGAGGCGGAGGCGCGGTATGTGGAGACGCTGGCGTCGGAGCTGGCGGGGAGGCCCAACTTCATGGGGATGACGCTCGGGAACGAGGTCAACCAGTTCTCGGACCGGCCGCATCCGGATCCTGACCCCTGTACGTACGACCAGGCGGGACTGTGGCTGGAGCGGCTGCTCGCGGCGTGCGAGCGGGGGGCGCCGGGAAAGCTGCACACCCACTCGGAGTACGACGCGGTGTGGTTCCAGCCCGGGCATCCCTTCACGCCTGCGCATGCGGCGCGGTTGGGCGATGTGACGACGATCCACTCGTGGGTGTTCAACGGGACGGCGCAGCGGCACGGGAGGGAGGGAGCGGCGACCGTTCACCTTGCTGAATATTTGATCGAGTTGTCGCGTGCGTGGGCGCCGGTGGGGCGGCCGGTGTGGTTGCAGGAGGTGGGTGCTCCGGCGCCGTTGATTCCGCCGGAGCACGCGGCGGAGTTCGTGACCGCGACGGTCGAGAACGCTCTTACCTGTGAGGATCTGTACGGGGTGACGTGGTGGTGTTCGCATGATGTCTCGCGGGAGTTGGCGGACTTTCCGGAGCTGGAGTACGGGCTGGGACTGCTCACGTCGGAGCGGGTCGTGAAGCCGCAGGGGAAGGCGCTGGCGGAGATGGCGGGGCGGGTGCGGGCCGGGTCCGCTCCGGGGGCTGTGCCCAGGGGCACGGCGTTGGTGCTGGACGTGGGGGATGCGGATACCGCACCGGGGCGGGGTACGTGCGCGCCGGGCGGGGACTTCTACGAGGCGTGGGCACGGTTGGCGTCGGACGGGGTGCGGGCGGGGGTGGTCCTGGCGGACCTGGCGTCGGATGTTGAGCACTTGGAGGGGCGGGGGATTAGGGAGGTGGTGAGGGTGGAGGAGGTGGGGGGTTGA